Proteins encoded by one window of Leptospira barantonii:
- a CDS encoding ABC transporter substrate-binding protein, translated as MIRFSDLHKLQNNRYHVVKKIISILFLLSLVSPSFLFAQTQNESPTPPASETPAPSEEAPSAEEQISSTVKKLIGFIRYKKNDKAIALIHVKQFTNQLLKSSGKIADADRKEFEEAISEFIVHRSFPIAHKYFDKIDINYEKPVIKGDNATLASSIIWSGSERITFSWILMKIDGAWYITDFLSEGKYASETNRVKSVEPSIKKNGIKQTIALIKKEAKN; from the coding sequence ATGATTCGGTTTTCGGATCTACACAAACTACAAAACAACAGGTACCATGTTGTGAAAAAAATAATTTCCATTCTTTTTCTTTTATCCCTCGTATCTCCGTCCTTTCTGTTCGCGCAAACGCAAAACGAAAGCCCCACTCCTCCCGCATCGGAAACTCCCGCTCCAAGCGAAGAGGCTCCTTCGGCGGAAGAACAGATCTCTTCCACGGTGAAAAAGCTGATCGGTTTTATCCGATATAAAAAGAACGACAAAGCGATCGCTCTCATCCACGTTAAGCAGTTCACGAACCAACTCTTAAAGTCTTCCGGTAAGATCGCCGACGCTGATCGAAAAGAATTCGAGGAAGCGATTTCCGAGTTCATCGTTCACCGCAGTTTTCCGATCGCTCATAAATACTTCGATAAGATCGACATCAATTACGAAAAACCGGTGATCAAGGGAGATAACGCAACTCTCGCTTCCTCCATCATCTGGAGCGGTTCCGAAAGAATCACGTTCTCTTGGATTCTGATGAAAATCGACGGAGCTTGGTATATTACGGATTTCTTAAGTGAAGGGAAATACGCTTCCGAAACAAACCGAGTTAAATCGGTGGAACCTTCCATCAAAAAGAACGGAATCAAACAAACCATCGCTTTGATCAAAAAAGAAGCAAAGAATTAA
- a CDS encoding TIGR04282 family arsenosugar biosynthesis glycosyltransferase has translation MNSKEALILFLRNPVVGQVKTRLAQTLGNEAALAVYEQLVELTQKQVNALDLPLRLYFDSIPEFVSSKWGERYSAHLQVGEDLGSKMSNAFLETFAAGAEKAVIIGSDCPDLEAKHIREAFSALDQSDAVLGPAVDGGYYLLGAKTHFPEIFKEIPWSTDRVFGITLEKLQLSRKNVWVLPKLNDVDEASDLDPYLRSGKINL, from the coding sequence ATGAATTCCAAAGAAGCCCTCATTCTTTTTTTAAGAAACCCGGTCGTGGGACAAGTGAAAACAAGACTTGCTCAAACATTAGGCAACGAAGCGGCCTTGGCTGTTTACGAACAACTCGTCGAGTTGACCCAAAAACAAGTCAATGCTTTGGATTTGCCCCTCAGGTTATATTTTGATTCCATTCCGGAATTTGTTTCTTCCAAATGGGGAGAGCGATACAGCGCTCATCTTCAAGTCGGAGAGGACCTCGGTTCCAAAATGTCCAACGCGTTCTTGGAAACGTTCGCGGCCGGTGCGGAAAAAGCGGTCATCATCGGAAGCGATTGTCCCGATCTTGAAGCCAAACACATTCGAGAAGCGTTTTCCGCTCTCGATCAATCCGACGCGGTTTTAGGTCCTGCGGTGGACGGCGGTTATTATCTCTTAGGAGCTAAAACGCATTTCCCGGAAATTTTTAAGGAGATTCCTTGGAGCACCGATCGTGTATTCGGAATCACATTAGAAAAATTGCAACTATCTAGAAAAAACGTTTGGGTTCTTCCCAAACTGAACGACGTGGACGAGGCGAGCGATTTGGATCCGTATCTTCGTTCGGGCAAGATTAATCTTTAA
- a CDS encoding LIC12338 family lipoprotein translates to MKIFRNFLSAGLLAVVVFGVLFTGACKKKENNDDKNNAILLLLATQPYVEQSKTGFFIIVPKGIAQ, encoded by the coding sequence ATGAAAATTTTTCGTAATTTTCTTTCTGCGGGATTGCTCGCGGTCGTCGTCTTCGGTGTTTTGTTTACCGGAGCTTGTAAGAAAAAAGAAAACAACGACGATAAGAACAATGCGATTCTTCTTTTGTTGGCGACTCAGCCCTATGTGGAGCAGAGTAAGACCGGATTTTTTATCATCGTTCCCAAAGGAATCGCTCAGTGA
- a CDS encoding LIC_12337 family protein, with the protein MKKSWVLILVAVLVFLGAGLSFRSDRVAFFVREDSPKPFPVRLELIQPLKANADSWGFVRQSATWARGNSLFMDDLIFAIRKAFPLGTTANITLSNQLFNGQSYTLRLKLNSGNVSYQPSTLSTAASYTNFFELRSTSDNGAALQFFFDDDPRDVAGDGAVLLYQLSRLDPTRWSGATAIIESYVRQPVVTGFANQGLIQTYSWKGPLGSDALGQDVDTGRVILEEMDNRTVFCFKSVVSFNGTTDLVTINAGTTALGYSHNNGLCPGAGREYYKLAYSQKLDGSLNVTAKGGLEQTAITSGQAITCNSTVNQFVNFTPTYGLFNFNGFIAEGVASSAIPADFIQSSRVDSLYDRVGTVGKSAATTTPAGSSWDTLTKAYVDAITINFATVP; encoded by the coding sequence ATGAAAAAATCATGGGTTTTAATTCTTGTTGCCGTTCTTGTTTTTCTCGGAGCCGGTCTTAGTTTTCGTTCGGATCGAGTCGCATTTTTTGTAAGAGAAGATTCTCCCAAACCGTTTCCGGTTCGTCTCGAACTCATTCAACCTCTCAAAGCGAACGCGGACAGTTGGGGTTTTGTGCGTCAGTCCGCTACATGGGCGAGAGGAAATTCTCTCTTTATGGACGATCTGATCTTTGCGATCCGTAAAGCGTTTCCGCTTGGAACGACGGCAAACATCACTCTTTCCAATCAACTTTTCAACGGACAATCTTATACTCTACGATTGAAACTCAATTCCGGAAATGTTTCGTATCAACCTTCGACGCTGAGCACGGCGGCTTCTTATACGAACTTTTTCGAACTTCGTTCCACATCCGATAACGGAGCGGCTCTTCAATTTTTCTTCGACGATGATCCGAGAGACGTTGCGGGCGACGGCGCCGTCCTTTTATATCAATTGAGCAGACTCGATCCGACTCGTTGGTCCGGCGCGACCGCGATCATCGAAAGTTACGTTAGACAACCCGTTGTCACCGGATTTGCAAATCAAGGTTTGATTCAGACGTATTCTTGGAAAGGTCCTCTCGGTTCCGATGCGCTCGGACAGGATGTGGATACGGGAAGGGTGATTCTCGAAGAGATGGACAATCGTACCGTATTCTGTTTTAAATCCGTTGTGAGCTTTAACGGAACCACGGATCTCGTGACGATCAACGCGGGAACAACCGCTCTCGGTTATTCACATAACAACGGACTTTGTCCCGGAGCCGGAAGAGAATATTATAAACTTGCGTATAGCCAAAAGCTCGACGGAAGTTTGAACGTAACCGCAAAGGGCGGATTGGAACAAACCGCGATCACATCGGGCCAAGCGATCACTTGTAATAGCACCGTAAATCAGTTTGTGAATTTCACGCCTACGTATGGACTTTTTAACTTCAACGGATTCATCGCGGAAGGGGTTGCATCGAGTGCGATTCCTGCAGACTTCATTCAGTCTTCCCGCGTGGATTCATTGTATGATCGAGTCGGGACCGTGGGAAAATCCGCGGCGACTACAACCCCGGCGGGTTCAAGCTGGGACACGTTGACAAAAGCGTATGTCGACGCGATTACGATCAATTTCGCAACCGTTCCTTAA